In Sphaerospermopsis torques-reginae ITEP-024, the genomic window ATCGCCTCCATAACCTGGGACGCTCTATTACACGCTCACTGCCGTAGATACAAGGCGTGAGAAACCAACAAACAAAAGACCAGTAAACCACTAATACTAGGAACTAGGAACAATGAGCGACGAAAAAATTAGACAGATAGCATTCTACGGCAAGGGCGGTATCGGTAAATCTACCACCTCTCAAAACACCCTCGCAGCTATGGCTGAAATGGGTCAACGCATTCTGATCGTAGGTTGTGACCCCAAAGCTGACTCTACTCGTTTGATGCTTCACTCTAAGGCTCAAACTACAGTATTACACTTGGCTGCTGAAAGAGGTGCTGTAGAAGACCTCGAACTCCATGAAGTAATGTTGACTGGTTTCCGTGGTGTTAAGTGCGTTGAATCTGGTGGTCCAGAACCCGGTGTAGGTTGTGCAGGTCGTGGTATTATCACCGCTATTAACTTCTTGGAAGAAAACGGTGCTTATCAAGATTTAGACTTCGTTTCCTACGACGTATTAGGTGACGTTGTATGTGGTGGTTTCGCTATGCCTATCCGTGAAGGTTAAGGGGGTTGTTTAGGGTTTTTGTTGGTGCTATTGTTTGATGATTTTTGTTTTTTTGTTCCCTATTTTTGCCCTGGGATTTTTTGGGTAAATGGGGTTTTGGTTGGGGTTTTATGGTTTGGTTTTACCCTATTTTTTACCTTGTGTCAAGGGGGATACAGGATTTTTGATATATGTGTTACCTCACGCAGAGGAAGCAGAGGGAAAAATATTAAGTTTTTATACATTTGCGAGCAAAGTTATAATATCAAAATTATTCTGTATAATATGCTATTATTACGTTACTTTTAATTATATGTCTAGTCTTAATCTCAAACCAACTCACAAACCTATTAAGCAATATTACGAAGAATTAGAAAATTTTAAAAGATTGGGTGTGGTTCATGAAACTGCGGTAAAAGTTGCTTTTCAAAAGTTGCTTGAGTTTTGCTGTCAGCAGTTTAAATGGACTCTGGTACAGGAGTATGCTATTACCAGATCAAAAAGAAAACCTTTAAGGGTTGATGGTGCTTTAGTTGATGATTTTAATTTACCCCGTGCTTATTGGGAAGCGAAAGATAGTAAGGACAATTTAAAAAAAGAAGTTCAGAAAAAAATAGCGGTTGATTATCCTAAAGATAACATTATTTTTCAACAACCAGAAAGGGCAATTCTTTACCAAGATGGTAAATTAGTAATGGATGAAGATATTACCAAACCCCAAAACTTAGTAGATGTATTGCGACAACTTTTTGAATATTGCTACCGTTGTTGCTATGTTTGCTGAAGGAATGAGAGATCAGGAAATTTTAGCAGCATATCCTGACTTAGAAATAGAGGATCTTCAGGAAGCTTTACATTATGCAGCACAAGCATTAAGAGAAAGAGAATTACCCTTATTAAGCGCATGAAATTTATAATTGATAATGAAAAATGGTATAATAATTATATTCTCAAGGATGATACTCATGGAAACACAAGAACTTAAAACTCTGATTCAAGAAACTGTAAGAGAAACAATGCTAGAAGTATTAAAGAAAGAAAGACTTGCTCTTTGTTTAGCTTTGATACCTCGTGTTAGTGACAGGGAAATGCAGGAAATTCAAGAACAATTTGGATCACCTTCAGATTATGATCAGGATGAATTTATCAATATGACGGATTGGGTGCGAAATGGAACTAAACTTCAGTAAAAATGCGCTGAAATTTCTCAAAAAACTTTCAGATAAAGATACGGAGAGGGTACGTAATAAGATATTGCAACTGTTAAACTCAGTTGAAGAATCTGGTTTAGTACCATCTGGAGAACTTGATATAAAAACATTAGAAGGAGAATGGCAAGGGTTTTTAAGAATGCGGGTAGGTAAAATTAGGATTATTTTTACAGTTGATATAGAACAAGATCAACTACAAATTTATGATATAGGCTTTAGAGGTGATATTTATAAAACTTGAAAATATCAACAAAAATTAATTCCTATGGAACAAGGGTAAAAATGAAAAAATCATTTCCTCATCACTTCACTATTGAAATAGAACAAGAAGATGATGGACGTTGGATAGCAGAAATTTTAGAAATACCTGGTGTTTTAGTTTATGGTTCAACTCAACAACAAGCAATATCTAATGTGCAAGCTTTAGCTTTACGAGTAATTGCTGATAAGTAAAAAACAGGATTACAACCAGAGGATTTATGAAAAAAGCAAAAATCTACTATGCGCGAATGGATGAATTTTGGACAAAGGAAGAAAAGTTAAAATATTTAGAAAACCTTAACTGGTATGATGTTGAATGGCAAGAAATTAAACCAGATAAAAATAATAATTGGTTAACTCAAGGTTTAGAAGATGATTTTGATAGTTTTATAGCAATTGGTAATCAAAATGCTAAAGCTGCTGTTAATCAAAATCAAGAAGTAGTATTTAAACTATTTAGTTTAGGTGTTAATACCAGTCGAAATTCTTGGGTTATTAATCATGATACTAAAATATTAGAATCTAATATAATAAAAACGATTGAAATTTACAATGAGCAGGTAATGAAATGGAAAAATCGAGATCATTCC contains:
- a CDS encoding DUF433 domain-containing protein, which gives rise to MRDQEILAAYPDLEIEDLQEALHYAAQALRERELPLLSA
- a CDS encoding type II toxin-antitoxin system RelE family toxin, whose translation is MELNFSKNALKFLKKLSDKDTERVRNKILQLLNSVEESGLVPSGELDIKTLEGEWQGFLRMRVGKIRIIFTVDIEQDQLQIYDIGFRGDIYKT
- a CDS encoding type II toxin-antitoxin system HicB family antitoxin, producing the protein MKKSFPHHFTIEIEQEDDGRWIAEILEIPGVLVYGSTQQQAISNVQALALRVIADK